The Schistocerca piceifrons isolate TAMUIC-IGC-003096 unplaced genomic scaffold, iqSchPice1.1 HiC_scaffold_1872, whole genome shotgun sequence genome has a segment encoding these proteins:
- the LOC124741142 gene encoding protein VAPYRIN-like — GAVEEVRLLLAAGADVGARDGDGWTALHCAADRGDAAVVRLLLSAASDPNARDRWGQTPLHLAACWGQAEAAAALLQAGADRGVRTNSGNTALDLARLCNHQEIVRMLTQS; from the coding sequence ggggcggtggaggaggtgcGGCTGTTGCTCGCGGCTGGGGCGGACGTGGGGGCGAGGGACGGGGATGGGTGGACCGCCCTGCACTGCGCTGCAGACAGAGGCGACGCggctgtggtgcggctgctgctCTCTGCGGCGTCCGACCCCAACGCCAGGGATCGGTGGGGGCAGACGCCGCTGCACTTGGCGGCATGTTGGGGCCAGGCAGAAGCGGCGGCTGCGTTGCTGCAGGCCGGAGCCGACAGGGGGGTGAGGACTAATAGTGGGAACACCGCCCTGGACTTAGCCAGGCTGTGCAACCATCAGGAGATCGTCAGGATGCTAACACAGAGTTAA